GTATCTGTGAATGCCGTCTGACGACTGGATGTTTCCCCCAAAGTGTTACTCAAAACAGAGGCCACGTTTCCTTACACTCCATCGCATTCCGCCGTGGGATATCAGCGTATAGCGTATAATGTACCTTCTCTCGTGCGTCTCTCGCAGAGGATGCATTCTTTGAGAAGAGCAGGTTGTGGCAGCTGCTGTACATCATCTGGGCCACTTCGCTACACCGGCACCGGTACTACCACGCCTGGACTCTAGGTACACAGGTGACCCTCCGAGTGCGGCTCAATGGGCGCTTACGGTATCGCACACTGATTAGATAGAGCGCGGTTGCAGCTAGTATACGCCATTTGGCGCCTACCGTATATTCTGCTTTGTTTAGTTATCGTCGTGCCTGCCTGACTTTCTAAATTACTGAAAAGGACAGCACCATAGTGGTGGCGGCGACTGTCGTAAAACGGCTCAGGCGTCTTTATAATTGGCGACGCATGTACTGAAGAAGAAACTGAAGTGACGCGCATTGATATTATTTTGCCGGATTTTGTACAGTGTAAAAAAAAGTGTGGGGCCGCAACATTCTTATGGCGATGGATTTCAGTCGGGATGATCATAAAGCATATTGTATGACTATGGTTGAATTTCAGCCGAACAGTGTGTTCAAAAAGCGATGATTTACATTGTGCGCGCACACAAATTCATTATTAGCAGTGCCTAGAAAACTAGAATCACTTCGGGGCTAGACCCAATACAGACAATTAGGTGGTAATGAGCGAAATAACCGTAATGCTTATGATCCTCATATGCACGAAGATCTGACAGGTTCGAGTGGTGCTCTTCATTCTACTGGTATCTGAGCGACCGCAGTGCCCGAATTTTCTCTGTTCCACCTCGTAGGAACAGTGGCTTCTGTGCTCGGCTGCAACCCCGAAGGTCGTGGGCTTGATTCCTGCCGAGGTGGTTGCATTTTAGACGTCAGTAAAGAGCGCCaagtggtcaaattttccggatccttccactacggcgtctctcataatgctctcgtggttttgggacgcgaaaccccagatattactGTTACTTTAGTATTTTCTCTAGTTATCACATTAGGTAAAAATTACGTACGAGACGTGAAGAATTAGCAGAATACACGTCGTGCTCTCACATGTTGTAGATCATTGGCATGCAATTTTATAGATCGATGAGAGTGGTCGGCTACTGCTCAATACCGTTATATTTATAAACGCGTAATCCAGGTCAACCTGTCGTCGTGGCCACTGCAAAACAGTTTTTGTACCTTATATGCTTCATTAGTATTGAGCCAGTGGCGTGTGCATATTGAGAGGGcatgcctttctatcttttttttttttttcaaatgcgtaGGTGAAGCAATTTGTAATGCTGCTGGCTTCGGTTTCAACGGCTACACAAGTGATAACAAAGCGCGCTGGAACCTCATCAGCAACGTGGACATCGTTACTATCGAGGTACGCTTTAGCGACAGTATAGATTTGGTTATCTGTGTATCTATCTATTGTTATCTGTGTGACAATAATATTTACGCAGACATTCTAGCCCTCTGCCGGAATCGTTCCACACAATCGCGATTGTTTCGGGGCAAACAAAGGTGGTGTGCTATTTCTCGGCAGAGACCTGCAATTAGACATTTACTGTGGATTTTCTACACTGGCGCTATATAGTTCTTGAACGAGCAATTTTTACCCCCTCCAGACTGTTATTTTATACCGAGTATGAAACTATCGCAAACACTTTTTCTCCCAAGTTAAGCCCATTCAGTGGGGTGTGACGGAGACTGCAGTGTAGTTATACTCGTCaagttttttttgaaaaaaattatggTGACAGTGACATTAGGTTTTTGTGCGCAAGCAGCATAATGAAGTGCATTAACGCGCATAACGTTTTCTCTATCTGTTATTTGTAACCAAATTTAACAATTTCTTTTTAAAATTTCACCTTTTTGCACGTGCACACGATGACTTTCGTCCATGCGTGAGTTGCGGAGAAAAACACAATAAAGTCAGACAACAGTGTATGTATTGAAACGCGTATATGAAGTTTGCTTTGTAAGCCACCTTTGTTTTATTATTCGTGGAAACCCCATAGTGTTATATAGTTTTgttttccctgtagtaccaacGAACAATTTTGAACAGTTTATATAGGAAGGCTTAAGAAAAAGTGCGCGATGCTTGCCTTCTAAAAGCAAGATGGTAAACAATTTTTAGAACCATCTTTCTAaacgctcacttttttttttctagtaaacTCATAACATAAGCTCTCAGGCCTTCCACgtgtatttaattttttttttactaataagCTTCTTGTATGCAGGCAGCCTAGGGGCTTTCAGCCTTCTACGGCATCACGTTTCACAATAGTGAAACGCCTTTTCATGCCTTCGCCTTTTCATGCctacaaaaaaataaaacgcatCGTCATGTTCGCCCTagtgagtggggggggggggggggggaagcaaatAATTTTAACATGTCTCTACAACAAATTCACCTTTTTAAATGAGCATTATTTACGTCCCAGCAATACCTTTAGCGTAGTGATGCGCGACCTTTGTAACGAAGCGACGTGCATAGAAAAGCATGTTGAAGATCCCGACAATGATCCCGGCGATTGTCCTCGACATTCGCCGCCTTACAACGGTAGAATGATTTATCCTTGACTGTCAAAACTTCATCATTTTTTCATCAATTCAAATATGCCATTAAACTTCTTTATTTGCAAATGCAAGTTTACCCAATTCAACGTTTTGCTACTTGTATAGTTTCTTCGTTCTGATCATCACAATGCATTACTTGTGGTATAATTAGTTATTAATTGTTAGTTTTTTTTGCGAGTTCAGTGATGCTTTCTTTgtggcagccccgccgcggtgttctagtggctaaggtaggtagtcggctgctgactcgcagatcgtgggatcgaatcccggctgcggcggctgcatttccgatgaaggcgaaaatgttgtaggcccgtgtgctcagatttgggtgcacgttaaagaaccccaggtggtctaaatttccggagccctccactacggcgtctctcataatcatatggtggttttgggacgttaaaccccacaaatcaatcaatcaatcaatcaatcaatcaatcaatcaatcagtttttctCAGTTATTGTACTTTGCCACTATGTTTCAATATATGTGCCTAACTATTAAATATTAGTTGTTCGCCTTCtcgctgcttttatttttttggaaTTCTGGGTCCCGCAGCCAGCAGTCTTCACCTACGGGACCCCCATGTGTACATTTTTCTGTATCCGCATCTTATTGTGTGAAAGAGTAATAAATGACTTCTACCTATTATTTAAAAACAAGTGAATCTGAGTCGCCGCTGTTTCGATCGATCGGCCACTCCCACACGCAGACATCCACGAGCCTACGCGAGCTGCTGATAGCGTGGAACAAGTCGACCCAGACGTGGCTGCGCACCGTGTCGTACGAGCGGGTGCACCGGCACCGCACCCAGCTGACGTTCATCCTGTCGGCCATGTGGCACGGCTTCTACCCGGGCTACTACCTTACCTTCGGCACCGGGACACTCTTCACGCTGGCTGCCCGTGCGGTGAGTGACCTGCAGTGTGCGCGCGCTTTCTCGCTCGATTCAAGCCAGTGACGTCGAGCTTGTGCTATAGAGCGGTCCCGGATAATACGATGACCCTCTTTATACAATGACTTCTTTAATAGAGTGCATACAGGATTATGTGTCACAACGCTCTTTCACACGCCTTTGGGCGCGTGAAGGAGCGTCGTGACGAATGAAAGGCGTCACTAGTGACCGCCGTTTGTTCACCGCGTCTCGGTACTGCCTATACAAGCTGCGTGCTTGCGAGATGCGCTCGTATCAAGATGCTTTTATGCTAAACTTGACCGCTTACGACATGCTTGAGTCTTACGCCTGCATCTTACCccggtattcacaaacgctcctcgacatagaccttcacccttcacttgacaaagttgagcactgcgccgcttctcggctgaaaatgacgctgcgctgctcgagaatcgcaccacattatcgctgatatgcagtgacttgcctggCCTGGCGAGGGCGCTTcaatcggctttctcaagtgaaggtgaaacgTTTAGTGAAGgtacgttctagaatacgggggttagcatCATTCATAACAAGATATATATGTGTGATACTTCACATAAAATGCCGGGAAAATAAATGTTCTGACATAGACGTTTTACTTTTCTCAGTGCTGGTGCACATGCGTGAGTGGCATCAAGACGCACTAAGCAAGAAGCGCTAAGACAATGAAAGCATTGCCCGAAATAGACAGCCACGCAGGTAAATCGGCATACCTGACATCGACAGCGTCGTCACTCTACACCGTGACGTGTAATGCGTTTAGGCGCGACGAATGCGCTCAGGAAATGCGTGCAAATACATAGCAGCGTCAAAACTGCCAACAAGCCAATGCGCGCACTCGAGGACCTCTTGTTGGTATTGCAGTGTGCTTGAATGGGGTATGGCGTATGTAGGGGCCTCTGCAGAAGCTTCCTTACGAAGAGGCGTATTTCGATACTCTATGCAGTAAACAGCTTACACCGGTTTCCACGTAACGCGTGTTACTGTGTCGCTGGTGCGTTCGCAGGTGCGCCGTAGTGTGCGACCCATGTTCCAGGGCGACAGGAAGAAGCAAAAGTTCTACGATCTTGTCACCTGCCTGGCGACGCGCATCGCCGTCGCCTACATGGTGTTTCCCTTTCTTCTACTAGATTTTCACTCCAGCGTCAGGGTTTACCGGTGAGTATGCGATTAACTATAAGTAATGTGGTCGTAAAGTCAATACATATGTGTAACAAGTAATATCTCACAAGGAAAACATGCATTTTTTATAGGGTGTTAAGTTTTATAGGGTGTTAAGATGTATGCCCCTCGCATTTTCCGTAAACTAGCCGATTTTTTTTGGAAATATACTTTACGTCTCTTCGTAAGATGCTTGTTCGGGCTAGTTGTTCCTCCATTAAACTGTTAAGTATACATTTCAGGGGCGTAAAAAATCGCTACACTATATAGGAAATGTAATTCGTACATTTTATCCTAAAGAAAAAAGACATTGTGGCGCTGGCTAGTCATTGTGTAGAAGTCGCCCGACTCATGCAGTGCATTGGTGTAGAGAGTATTTCGTCTGGGGGGAGGGTAGGGGCGCCCTCCTCCCTCCCCAACCTCATTTTGAAATTTCTCCGGTTGAGCTTGAGTGGGAGTTGCCAAAGTGGCATATGGGAGGAAGGAGGTCAAGTAGTCTCTTtgcacagcccccccccccccccctgccaatCATGATGCGATGGCGACCTAATTGAACATGGCAACAAAAGACTGACATGAAAATGCTTTTCGGTGTTCGCACATTTAGTCACGTTACCCACACTCCATTCCCACTTGATGAGGACACAGTATTGAAAACGCTGCGAGTCTTGACTGAGCTGTAGGGTTGATTTGTCACGTGCAGTCTATTTTAAGCCTTCATTGTTCGTCAAACTGGCGCCTTCCCTGCGGTTTCCAACGACGTCGCCTTCTGTGCGCAGCCACTTCGGATTCGTGGGCCACTTTCTGTGCCTGCTGGCCATCTACGTGCTGCCCCGGGTGTTGCCGCCTCCGCCGCGGTCGCCGCCCAAGGGTTGGATGTCGCCCGCAACGGCAGAGAGGACGCCCGAGGGAGGCTCGGGCGCGAACAGCCCGTCGGACGAGAGACAGCCGCCGCCCCTCAAGCACGACTCCGAAGCGTTGGTTCCGGACTTCGAGTCGGACGAGGACACGCTGTCGGTCGTCTCGAACGTCGACGTCGGATCCAGGAGCTCTCAGACGTCGCTGGCCTCGGTCAACAACGTGGCGGCGACGTCGGCCCTTCCCGAGTCGACCAAGCCGCAGCCGCCTGGCGACGATAAGAAGACACAGTAGAACTGCCTTAGCCGCGCACAGGCTTATTTGTTTTCCCAAGAAGCGCGcatgcctcgagagtgaagagaACAAGAGACAAAAGGAAAAGACCTGTGTGGCATCCGATATGCTATTCAACGTGCGAAGTGTCGTGGATCCTGAAATTAGCCGTGCACTCGACGTT
The nucleotide sequence above comes from Rhipicephalus microplus isolate Deutch F79 chromosome 2, USDA_Rmic, whole genome shotgun sequence. Encoded proteins:
- the oys gene encoding lysophospholipid acyltransferase 6, which codes for MDLRSESDFYVGCRVLAPVAAYFGLSIDKFNFLFCQIAFLLFSFPYRVFLHPARVSPSTRHAVALSVGLAFGYFCFGYQILHLVAQATLVYMIINFASPESMHKIALAVGMLYLSVIHLMRQTYDYGGYHLDVTGPLMVATQRVTSIAFNLHDGLTEKKDVILHPEQRRQMISRMPSPLEFYSYVLHYHTLMCGPLVFFNDYMDFIRGKQFLRHTVRTGLRGNPTSVVEPSPNWATLQKLLISFTCALSIVYLLSAYPIEYIKQDAFFEKSRLWQLLYIIWATSLHRHRYYHAWTLGEAICNAAGFGFNGYTSDNKARWNLISNVDIVTIETSTSLRELLIAWNKSTQTWLRTVSYERVHRHRTQLTFILSAMWHGFYPGYYLTFGTGTLFTLAARAVRRSVRPMFQGDRKKQKFYDLVTCLATRIAVAYMVFPFLLLDFHSSVRVYRHFGFVGHFLCLLAIYVLPRVLPPPPRSPPKGWMSPATAERTPEGGSGANSPSDERQPPPLKHDSEALVPDFESDEDTLSVVSNVDVGSRSSQTSLASVNNVAATSALPESTKPQPPGDDKKTQ